One genomic window of Salmo salar chromosome ssa12, Ssal_v3.1, whole genome shotgun sequence includes the following:
- the LOC106565608 gene encoding urocanate hydratase, whose protein sequence is MSHTHPSGRPTSLQRRRGVGGDSVGSPPQNLLSASLPFARTGSKGHCQRLREIRLALRNDLRYPPSSHNNILASEFAWELRQYGHIFMYRFCPLIHIRAYPIDQYPCRTRQAASIMLIIMNNLDPAVAQVTTTLTYCTWHTTVHFSFLI, encoded by the exons ATGAGCCACACGCACCCGTCCGGACGCCCAACCTcactccagaggaggagagg ggtaggaggagacagtgttGGTTCACCCCCTCAGAACCTTCTATCAGCTTCACTACCGTTTGCCAGAACTGGGAGCAAAGGACACTGTCAACGATTAAGAGAGATACGA CTGGCCCTGAGGAATGACCTGCGCTACCCCCCTTCCTCCCACAACAACATCCTGGCTTCTGAATTTGCCTGGGAGCTCAGGCAGTATGGACACATCTTCATGTACCGCTTCTGCCCTCTAATACATATTAG GGCCTACCCTATAGATCAGTATCCCTGTCGTACACGCCAAGCTGCCTCCATCATGCTCATCATCATGAATAACCTGGACCCTGCAGTTGCCCAGGTAACCACCActctcacatactgtacatggcACACAACAGTTCACTTCTCATTTCTGATTTAA